A genomic stretch from Carassius auratus strain Wakin chromosome 37, ASM336829v1, whole genome shotgun sequence includes:
- the LOC113055809 gene encoding nodal homolog, whose amino-acid sequence MNAHGALRLLCYQLLLLGVFGKHDNLGTRNTSPRSHRHHLPTYMMQLYRHFKLNQTRPVENTEHEQADTIKSILSKSLTNQDTHYVTHFDLSSVLSERQIHAAELRIRLPKETQQTNITVEIRHQQDVPCHQHGFCPENQSLGQLSVSSLMSVSHHWRVYNATDLLLNWIGPKLSEQIRRKTRRAVRRALQTGNKAVDGIRHRAMLLVFSHTVSGQSEQERASLLHTAETSKFLFNTEGKEVRRVKPHRSKRGRRGQPMRNPEPLRAPAEKSSMCRRVDMQVDFNQIGWSSWIIFPKKYNAYRCEGSCPNPLSEDLHPTNHAYMQSLLKYYDPSRVPAACCAPTRTSPLSMLYYENGELLLRHHEDMQVEECGCL is encoded by the exons ATGAACGCGCACGGAGCTCTGCGCCTGCTCTGCTACCAGCTTCTGCTTCTTGGAGTTTTCGGAAAGCACGATAATCTCGGCACGAGGAACACGTCACCCAGAAGCCACCGGCATCATTTACCGACATACATGATGCAGCTCTACCGACACTTCAAGCTCAACCAAACGCGTCCCGTGGAGAACACAGAGCACGAGCAAGCGGACACCATCAAGAGCATCCTCTCCAAGA GTTTGACCAATCAGGACACACACTACGTCACACACTTCGACCTTTCCTCGGTTCTGTCCGAGCGTCAGATCCATGCGGCGGAGCTGAGGATTCGTCTTCCCAAAGAAACGCAGCAAACGAACATCACGGTGGAGATCCGACACCAGCAGGACGTCCCGTGCCACCAACACGGCTTCTGTCCGGAGAACCAGTCCCTGGGTCAGCTGTCTGTTTCCTCTCTGATGAGCGTCTCCCATCACTGGAGGGTCTACAACGCCACAGACCTGCTCCTAAACTGGATCGGTCCCAAACTCTCCGAGCAGATCCGCCGGAAGACCAGGAGAGCCGTGAGACGCGCTCTTCAAACCGGGAATAAAGCTGTGGACGGGATCCGTCACAGAGCCATGCTGCTGGTCTTCTCACACACCGTCTCTGGACAGAGCGAGCAGGAGCGAGCCAGTCTCCTGCACACAGCCGAGACGTCCAAGTTCTTGTTTAACACCGAAGGAAAGGAAGTGCGGAGAGTCAAGCCTCACAGGAGCAAGCGAGGCCGCAGGGGTCAGCCGATGAGGAACCCAGAGCCACTCCGGGCCCCGGCGGAGAAGAGCTCCATGTGCAGGAGAGTCGACATGCAGGTGGACTTCAATCAGATCGGATGGAGCTCCTGGATCATCTTCCCAAAGAAGTACAACGCGTACCGCTGCGAGGGCAGCTGCCCGAACCCTCTGAGCGAAGACCTTCATCCCACCAACCACGCTTACATGCAG AGTTTGCTGAAGTACTATGATCCCAGCAGAGTTCCTGCGGCCTGCTGCGCTCCGACCAGGACGAGTCCGCTCAGCATGCTTTACTACGAGAACGGAGAGCTGCTCCTCCGACACCACGAGGACATGCAGGTGGAGGAGTGCGGCTGTCTGTGA
- the LOC113055833 gene encoding neuropeptide FF receptor 1-like: protein MDLNFFYSENISVNHSMLFNDSRNLTFLPFYQHSLAVASVIILAYVLIFSLCMLGNILVCFIVLKNRQMRTVTNIFILNLAISDLLVGILCLPITLVDNLITGWPFDVVICKMSGLVQGASVSASVFTLVAIAVERFRCIVYPFQRKLTQRQAIITITFIWALAVGIMCPSAVTLTVSQDVLHFMVDRDNVTYPLYTCWEAWPEQSMRKIYTTVLFSHIYLAPVTLIVIMYTRIAVKLVKSPASIRDAHAEDESRRVFRRKLHVVNMLLMVALLFTVSWLPLWILMMLTDYGTLSAAQLDLVAVYVFPFAHWLAFFNSSVNPIVYGYFNENFRRGFQAAFKMGLCLVDEPPQPRRSDTWKHNRVFVDGDGADAQSSVRREFCSGEQRDELVLEDLD from the exons ATGGATCTGAACTTCTTCTACAGCGAGAACATCAGTGTTAACCACAGCATGCTCTTCAACGACAGCAGGAACCTCACGTTCTTACCGTTCTACCAGCATTCCCTCGCCGTGGCCTCCGTCATCATCCTGGCCTACGTGCTCATCTTCTCGCTGTGCATGCTGGGAAACATCCTGGTGTGCTTCATCGTGCTGAAAAACAGGCAGATGAGGACCGTCACCAACATCTTCATACTCAACCTGGCCATCAGCGACCTGCTGGTGGGCATCTTATGTCTTCCCATCACGCTGGTGGACAACCTGATCACAG GCTGGCCGTTTGATGTGGTCATCTGTAAAATGAGTGGACTCGTCCAGGGAGCTTCAGTCTCGGCGTCGGTCTTCACGCTGGTGGCCATCGCGGTGGAAAG GTTTCGTTGCATCGTCTATCCGTTCCAGCGGAAGCTGACGCAGCGCCAggccatcatcaccatcaccttcATCTGGGCGCTGGCTGTGGGCATCATGTGTCCGTCTGCTGTCACGCTGACCGTCTCGCAGGACGTCCTGCACTTCATGGTGGACCGGGACAACGTCACGTACCCGCTGTACACCTGCTGGGAGGCCTGGCCCGAGCAGAGCATGAGGAAGATCTACACCACCGTCCTCTTCTCGCACATCTACCTGGCTCCGGTCACGCTCATCGTCATCATGTACACGCGCATCGCCGTCAAGCTGGTCAAATCCCCCGCGTCCATCCGGGACGCACACGCGGAGGACGAGAGCCGGAGGGTTTTCCGCAGGAAGCTGCACGTGGTGAACATGCTCCTGATGGTGGCGCTGCTGTTCACCGTCTCCTGGCTTCCGCTCTGGATCCTCATGATGCTGACAGACTATGGCACTCTGTCGGCCGCTCAGCTGGACCTGGTGGCCGTCTACGTCTTCCCGTTCGCTCACTGGCTGGCCTTCTTCAACAGCAGCGTCAACCCCATCGTGTACGGCTACTTCAACGAGAACTTCCGCCGCGGGTTTCAGGCGGCGTTTAAGATGGGCCTGTGTCTGGTGGACGAGCCGCCGCAGCCCAGACGCAGCGACACGTGGAAACACAACCGTGTGTTTGTGGACGGAGACGGAGCGGACGCTCAGAGCAGCGTCAGGAGAGAGTTCTGCAGCGGAGAGCAGAGAGACGAGCTGGTGCTGGAGGATCTGGACTGA